In Deinococcus maricopensis DSM 21211, one genomic interval encodes:
- a CDS encoding branched-chain amino acid ABC transporter substrate-binding protein → MRSKLTALLGIAAALALSTASAATIRIATISPLSGDLSSPGTEVKRGATIALSEHQADFKALGIDLQLVTYDDQANPTQGEQLAKKVAADNSVLGIVGALNSGVTNAVAAALVQSPVALITPTSTNDKLTQNGWNFFSRVVAPDSAQGNAAAQYMADTFKSKKVYVVSDNTTYGNGLTRQLMSALKARGISIVAYTGASSDEDIAKLVPRIKASGADSIYFGGTDDVGGNLIKSLRAAGVKANIMGADGLDNKAFLSRAGTAAAGVAYTTGFGPLSGFTNRFAFDKAYRAMYNSAPNGISAYAYDATNTLLEAIKSAAKNSGGTPTRAQVIQAVRKTNQPACASVTDNCRSITGAVAFTPNGERQRTLVYVMNVDPTYQIKISKLVVVNAADLEK, encoded by the coding sequence ATGCGTTCAAAACTTACCGCCCTGCTGGGCATCGCCGCCGCCCTGGCCCTGAGCACCGCCTCCGCCGCCACCATCCGCATCGCCACCATCAGCCCGCTCAGCGGTGACCTCAGCAGCCCCGGCACCGAAGTCAAACGCGGCGCCACCATCGCCCTCAGCGAGCATCAGGCCGACTTCAAGGCCCTCGGCATCGACCTGCAGCTTGTCACCTACGACGACCAGGCCAACCCCACCCAGGGTGAACAGCTCGCCAAGAAGGTCGCCGCCGACAACAGCGTCCTCGGCATCGTCGGCGCCCTGAACTCCGGCGTCACCAACGCCGTCGCCGCCGCGCTCGTCCAGAGCCCCGTCGCGCTCATCACCCCCACCAGCACCAACGACAAACTCACCCAGAACGGCTGGAACTTCTTCAGCCGCGTCGTCGCCCCCGACAGCGCCCAGGGCAACGCCGCCGCCCAGTACATGGCCGACACCTTCAAGAGCAAGAAGGTCTACGTCGTCTCCGACAACACCACGTACGGCAACGGCCTCACCCGCCAGCTCATGAGCGCCCTCAAGGCACGCGGCATCAGCATCGTCGCATACACCGGCGCGTCCAGCGACGAGGACATCGCCAAACTCGTCCCCCGCATCAAGGCCAGCGGCGCCGACAGCATCTACTTCGGCGGCACCGACGACGTCGGCGGCAACCTCATCAAATCGCTGCGCGCCGCCGGCGTCAAAGCCAACATCATGGGCGCCGACGGCCTCGACAACAAAGCCTTCCTGAGCCGCGCCGGCACCGCCGCAGCAGGCGTCGCCTACACCACCGGCTTCGGCCCTCTCAGCGGCTTCACCAACCGCTTCGCGTTCGACAAGGCGTACCGCGCCATGTACAACAGCGCCCCCAACGGCATCAGCGCCTACGCCTACGACGCCACCAACACCCTGCTCGAAGCCATCAAGAGCGCCGCCAAAAACAGCGGCGGCACCCCCACCCGCGCGCAGGTCATCCAGGCCGTCCGCAAAACCAACCAGCCCGCCTGCGCCAGCGTCACCGACAACTGCCGCTCCATCACGGGCGCCGTGGCCTTCACCCCCAACGGCGAACGCCAGCGCACGCTCGTGTACGTCATGAACGTCGACCCCACCTACCAGATCAAGATCTCCAAGCTCGTCGTCGTGAACGCCGCCGACCTCGAGAAGTAA
- a CDS encoding DUF4442 domain-containing protein, whose product MTTLPQPAVQAVQAALHAIPMNRTLGVHITGVGVGRADGTCAVRPDIQNHIGTIHAAAQFCLAEAVSGAACAGAFVAHLDGATPLIEKLETHYVAIARGDVTAHAEAEPADVASAQAAYAQDGKARLLVPVRVTDSEGKVVMQALAHWYLRKNNATTR is encoded by the coding sequence ATGACGACCCTGCCCCAACCCGCCGTTCAAGCCGTCCAGGCCGCCCTGCATGCCATCCCCATGAACCGCACGCTCGGCGTACACATCACCGGCGTAGGCGTCGGCCGCGCCGACGGCACGTGCGCCGTACGCCCGGACATCCAGAACCACATCGGCACCATCCACGCCGCCGCGCAGTTCTGCCTGGCGGAAGCCGTCAGCGGCGCGGCGTGCGCCGGCGCGTTCGTGGCGCACCTCGACGGGGCCACCCCACTCATCGAAAAGCTCGAAACGCACTACGTGGCCATTGCCCGCGGTGACGTCACCGCGCACGCTGAAGCCGAACCGGCGGACGTGGCCAGCGCGCAGGCGGCCTACGCGCAGGACGGCAAGGCCCGGCTGCTCGTTCCGGTCCGGGTGACCGACAGTGAGGGCAAAGTCGTCATGCAGGCACTCGCACACTGGTATCTTCGGAAGAACAACGCCACAACACGCTGA
- a CDS encoding DUF402 domain-containing protein, translating to MKRKRFDHRQWRRVVSGTQTVLTLPQGVLVDYRAGEVTLPLDVPCCGRTLRVLDSGFRWVYLAPSDMPHTLTVQLDAAGRPVQFYVDVNEENGVDEDGIPYGLDLFLDVLGLPGGGRPGRWRRRGCRTRTSCMRRGRRA from the coding sequence GTGAAGAGGAAACGGTTTGATCATCGGCAGTGGCGACGCGTCGTCTCGGGCACGCAGACGGTCCTGACGCTCCCGCAGGGCGTCCTCGTGGATTACCGTGCGGGTGAGGTGACGCTGCCGCTGGACGTGCCGTGCTGCGGGCGGACACTGCGCGTGCTGGATTCGGGGTTCCGGTGGGTGTACCTCGCGCCGTCGGACATGCCGCACACCTTGACGGTGCAGCTGGACGCGGCGGGCCGCCCGGTGCAGTTCTATGTGGACGTGAACGAGGAGAACGGCGTGGACGAGGACGGCATCCCGTATGGGCTGGACTTGTTTCTGGACGTGCTGGGCCTGCCGGGTGGGGGGCGGCCTGGGCGGTGGAGGAGACGGGGCTGCAGGACGAGGACGAGTTGCATGCGGCGCGGGCGGCGGGCGTGA
- a CDS encoding dipeptidase yields MTHTDLNGQLDTARADAELFDLLRIPSVSADPARKADMVRAAEFLHAKLTGLGFDARVDATPGHPIVFAQRQGPAGAPTVLVYGHYDVQPEAPVEEWHTPPFEPTVRGGRVYARGATDDKGQAYAHVMGADLLLQGGDLPVTLKFLLEGEEEVGSVNLGAYLTAHRDALACDVIVISDGSRFAKDVPSLTYALRGISYVEIHVQGASRDLHSGSYGGAAPNPINALAHIIAKLKDETGRILIPGFYDDVEPLSDEEREMWAKLPHSDEAFAGSINARALPGEPGFTTLERLWARPTLDVNGIWGGYQGEGSKTVIPARAGAKVSMRLVPGQDSHRITNLIGEYVASIAPEGVTAEVRDLHGGEPVKVDLDSPFVQAASTAIESVYGKAPAFTRTGGSIPIVATFREVLGAPVLLVDLGLDEDALHSPNESFALDDYHNGIRVSAALLQEIGKLGR; encoded by the coding sequence ATGACGCACACCGACCTGAACGGCCAGCTGGATACCGCCCGCGCCGACGCGGAACTGTTCGACCTGCTGCGCATCCCGTCCGTGAGCGCCGACCCGGCCCGCAAAGCCGACATGGTCCGCGCCGCCGAATTCCTGCACGCGAAACTCACCGGCCTGGGCTTCGACGCGCGCGTGGACGCCACGCCCGGCCACCCCATCGTGTTCGCGCAGCGCCAGGGCCCGGCGGGCGCCCCGACCGTGCTGGTGTACGGCCACTACGACGTGCAGCCCGAAGCGCCCGTCGAGGAGTGGCACACGCCGCCGTTCGAACCGACCGTCCGTGGCGGGCGCGTGTACGCGCGCGGCGCCACCGACGACAAGGGCCAGGCGTACGCGCACGTCATGGGCGCGGATCTGCTCCTGCAGGGCGGGGACCTGCCCGTGACGCTGAAGTTCCTGCTGGAAGGCGAGGAGGAGGTCGGCAGCGTGAACCTCGGGGCGTACCTGACCGCGCACCGGGACGCGCTCGCGTGCGACGTGATCGTCATCAGCGACGGCAGCCGCTTCGCGAAGGACGTGCCGAGCCTCACGTACGCGCTGCGCGGCATCAGCTACGTGGAGATTCACGTGCAGGGCGCCAGCCGCGACCTGCACAGCGGCAGCTACGGCGGCGCCGCGCCGAACCCCATCAACGCGCTCGCGCACATCATCGCGAAACTCAAGGACGAGACAGGCCGCATCCTGATTCCCGGGTTCTACGACGATGTCGAGCCGCTCAGCGACGAGGAACGCGAGATGTGGGCGAAGCTCCCGCACAGCGACGAGGCGTTCGCGGGCAGCATCAACGCGCGCGCCCTGCCGGGCGAGCCGGGCTTCACGACGCTGGAGCGCCTGTGGGCGCGCCCGACGCTCGACGTGAACGGCATCTGGGGCGGCTACCAGGGCGAGGGCAGCAAGACCGTCATCCCGGCGCGTGCGGGCGCGAAAGTCAGCATGCGCCTGGTGCCCGGGCAGGACAGCCACCGCATCACGAACCTGATCGGCGAGTACGTGGCGAGCATCGCGCCAGAAGGCGTCACAGCGGAAGTGCGTGACCTGCACGGCGGCGAGCCCGTGAAGGTGGACCTCGACAGCCCGTTCGTGCAGGCAGCCAGCACGGCCATCGAGAGCGTGTACGGGAAGGCGCCGGCGTTCACGCGCACGGGGGGGAGCATCCCGATTGTGGCGACGTTCCGCGAGGTGCTGGGCGCGCCGGTGCTGCTGGTGGACCTCGGGCTGGACGAGGACGCGCTGCACTCCCCGAACGAGAGCTTCGCGCTGGACGACTACCATAACGGTATTCGCGTGAGCGCCGCCCTGCTGCAGGAAATCGGCAAGCTCGGTCGATAA
- a CDS encoding metallophosphoesterase: MSLRGRRRDVWVVGDVHGALRKLISMLHAARLTDARGRWTGGSARVVFLGDYLDRGPDGLGVVRLVRALERDAAKRGGNVTALLGNHEVMFLAALQYPKLIRHSPTFGQITYREYWRANGGQDPDLTGVSFDDLTWLRERPAAHRDGNWLMMHADSTMYLQYGQSLRELNQNVLTVMTTVNAPDWEIFMADFAERLAFRGARGADRAQRMLRAYGGDRIVHGHTPVQYITQDDPDHDERGTPLWSGGGLALNVDGGMAYVPNGGFIVRLTDTDVGTVIRPPDRNFWFRADDE, from the coding sequence GTGAGCCTGCGAGGCCGCCGACGCGATGTGTGGGTGGTCGGTGATGTGCACGGCGCCCTGCGCAAGCTCATCAGCATGCTGCACGCCGCGCGCCTCACGGACGCGCGCGGCCGCTGGACGGGCGGCAGCGCCCGCGTGGTGTTCCTCGGGGATTACCTGGACCGCGGCCCGGACGGACTGGGCGTCGTGCGCCTCGTGCGCGCCCTGGAGCGCGACGCGGCGAAACGCGGCGGGAACGTCACCGCGCTGCTCGGCAACCACGAGGTGATGTTCCTCGCGGCGCTGCAGTACCCGAAGCTCATCCGGCACAGCCCGACGTTCGGGCAGATCACGTACCGCGAGTACTGGCGCGCGAACGGCGGGCAGGACCCGGACCTCACGGGCGTCAGCTTCGACGACCTCACGTGGCTGCGCGAGCGGCCGGCCGCGCACCGCGACGGCAACTGGCTGATGATGCACGCGGACAGCACCATGTACCTGCAGTACGGGCAGTCGCTGCGCGAACTGAACCAGAACGTCCTGACCGTCATGACGACTGTGAACGCACCCGACTGGGAGATCTTCATGGCGGATTTCGCGGAACGCCTCGCGTTCCGGGGCGCGCGCGGCGCGGACCGCGCGCAGCGCATGCTGCGCGCGTACGGCGGGGACCGCATCGTGCACGGGCACACGCCCGTGCAGTACATCACGCAGGACGACCCGGACCATGACGAGCGCGGCACGCCGCTGTGGAGCGGCGGCGGGCTCGCTCTGAACGTGGACGGCGGCATGGCGTACGTCCCGAACGGCGGGTTCATCGTGCGCCTCACCGACACGGACGTCGGGACGGTCATCCGCCCGCCGGACCGGAACTTCTGGTTCCGCGCGGACGACGAGTAA
- the hspR gene encoding heat shock protein transcriptional repressor HspR, fused homodimer type — MAGDTKNRPVYVISVAAELVDMHPQTLRLYERKGLIRPGRSGGKTRLYSERDIEHLREIRRLTQELGVNLAGVEEVMRLQHQLDDLQDEFESEIERLEGEIEAQSQPQPLPAPGEKPDPLDRPVYVISVAAELVDMHPQTLRLYERKRLIQPGRSGGKTRLYSERDIVHLREIRRLTQELGVNLAGVEEIMRLRQELNHARDRMEGSIARIQRDITDRMTKWRELPAPPPEDEEGETA; from the coding sequence ATGGCCGGCGACACCAAAAACCGCCCCGTGTACGTGATCAGCGTCGCTGCGGAGCTGGTGGACATGCACCCCCAGACGCTGCGCCTGTACGAACGCAAGGGCCTGATCCGCCCCGGGCGCAGCGGCGGCAAAACGCGCCTGTACAGCGAACGCGACATCGAGCACCTCCGCGAGATCCGGCGCCTCACGCAGGAACTCGGCGTGAACCTCGCCGGCGTCGAGGAAGTCATGCGGCTCCAGCACCAGCTGGACGACCTGCAAGACGAGTTCGAGTCGGAAATCGAGCGGCTGGAAGGCGAAATCGAGGCGCAGAGCCAGCCGCAGCCGCTCCCCGCGCCCGGTGAGAAGCCTGACCCGCTCGACCGCCCCGTGTACGTGATCAGCGTCGCTGCGGAGCTGGTGGACATGCACCCCCAGACGCTGCGCCTGTACGAACGCAAGCGCCTGATCCAGCCGGGCCGCAGCGGCGGCAAAACGCGCCTGTACAGCGAGCGTGACATCGTGCACCTCCGCGAGATCCGGCGCCTCACGCAGGAACTCGGTGTGAACCTCGCCGGCGTCGAGGAGATCATGCGGCTCCGGCAAGAACTCAACCACGCCCGCGACCGCATGGAGGGTTCCATCGCGCGCATCCAGCGGGACATCACGGACCGCATGACGAAGTGGCGGGAGCTGCCCGCCCCGCCGCCCGAGGACGAAGAGGGCGAGACGGCGTGA
- a CDS encoding ion channel has product MTLPEPPHDLGLGRVVAEQAEERFLNKDGSFNVRREGLGWRAVSAYGDLLTVSWPVFFALLAGAYLLLNALFGAAYYALGPGALSDAPTDGYGRYLSCFFFSVQTFGTIGFGHVYPKTFAADALVTIEAFVGLLGVALATGVLFSRFSRPTHRVLFSQHAVIAPYADGRALMFRLVNGRRADLMDVNVDVVFTRFADTSVRRARQFQPLRLERASVTFFPLAWTVVHAITPDSPLWGATPEDLLAWEAEVLVVLRAVEEASHQNVHARTSYRAAEFRWGRRFVNLYRRSQRGHLAIDATRLHDTEPA; this is encoded by the coding sequence ATGACCCTCCCGGAACCCCCGCACGACCTCGGGCTGGGCCGCGTCGTCGCCGAGCAGGCCGAGGAGCGGTTCCTGAACAAGGACGGCAGCTTCAACGTGCGCCGCGAAGGCCTCGGGTGGCGGGCCGTGAGCGCGTACGGTGACCTGCTGACCGTGTCGTGGCCGGTGTTCTTCGCGCTGCTGGCTGGCGCGTACCTGCTGCTGAACGCGCTGTTCGGCGCGGCGTACTACGCGCTCGGCCCGGGCGCCCTCAGCGACGCCCCTACGGACGGCTACGGCCGCTACCTGTCGTGTTTTTTCTTCAGCGTGCAGACGTTCGGCACCATCGGGTTCGGGCACGTGTACCCGAAGACGTTCGCGGCGGACGCCCTCGTGACGATCGAGGCGTTCGTGGGGCTGCTGGGCGTGGCGCTCGCCACGGGCGTGCTGTTCTCGCGGTTCTCTCGCCCCACGCACCGCGTGCTGTTCAGCCAGCACGCGGTGATCGCGCCGTACGCGGATGGGCGCGCGCTGATGTTCCGGCTCGTGAACGGCCGCCGCGCGGACCTGATGGACGTGAACGTCGACGTGGTGTTCACGCGCTTCGCGGACACGTCGGTGCGGCGCGCGCGGCAGTTCCAGCCGTTGCGACTGGAGCGCGCGAGCGTCACGTTCTTTCCGCTCGCGTGGACGGTCGTGCACGCCATCACGCCCGACAGTCCACTGTGGGGCGCCACGCCTGAGGATCTGCTCGCCTGGGAGGCGGAGGTGCTGGTGGTGCTGCGCGCCGTAGAGGAGGCGTCGCACCAGAACGTGCACGCGCGCACCAGCTACCGCGCGGCGGAATTCCGCTGGGGTCGGCGTTTCGTGAACCTGTACCGCCGCTCCCAGCGGGGGCATCTCGCCATCGACGCGACGCGCCTGCACGACACGGAGCCTGCCTGA
- a CDS encoding DUF2520 domain-containing protein translates to MRVSIIGTGRVAGVLAPALASAGVPVVALAGRASARADALAARTPGARAVNAQSAVDRADLVLLAVPDDAIASVCAGLHWRAEVACVHLSGATELGALDAAAQAGAAVGGLHPLVAFAEAEAARAALAGAVWGVEAPSDNLRAALEGLVARLGGTPLRIPPGGRALYHAGANYAAAFLVATLAEGARLWAHLGVDEGTALAALLPLARGALGGVARTGLVGSLPGPLARGDVGTIQRHVEALQAEVPDALPFYREVSRAALKVARAQGLDAGRSAALSAALRPADDVG, encoded by the coding sequence GTGCGTGTGAGCATCATCGGGACGGGGCGCGTGGCGGGGGTGCTCGCCCCCGCCCTGGCGAGCGCGGGCGTGCCGGTCGTCGCCCTGGCCGGACGCGCGTCGGCGCGCGCCGACGCACTGGCGGCCCGCACGCCCGGCGCGCGCGCAGTGAACGCGCAGAGCGCGGTGGACCGGGCGGACCTCGTGCTGCTGGCCGTGCCGGACGACGCCATCGCGAGCGTCTGCGCCGGGCTGCACTGGCGCGCCGAGGTGGCGTGCGTGCACCTGAGCGGCGCGACCGAACTGGGCGCGCTGGACGCGGCCGCGCAGGCGGGCGCGGCGGTGGGTGGCCTGCATCCCCTGGTCGCGTTCGCGGAGGCGGAGGCCGCCCGCGCGGCCCTCGCGGGGGCGGTGTGGGGTGTCGAGGCGCCGAGCGACAACCTGCGCGCCGCGCTCGAAGGGCTGGTGGCGCGGCTGGGCGGCACTCCGCTGCGCATTCCGCCGGGCGGGCGGGCGCTGTACCACGCGGGTGCGAATTACGCGGCGGCGTTCCTCGTGGCGACCCTCGCCGAGGGCGCGCGCCTGTGGGCGCACCTTGGGGTGGATGAAGGCACCGCGCTGGCGGCGTTGCTGCCGCTCGCGCGCGGCGCGCTGGGCGGCGTGGCCCGCACGGGCCTCGTGGGGAGCCTGCCGGGGCCGCTTGCGCGCGGGGACGTGGGGACGATTCAGCGGCACGTGGAGGCGCTTCAGGCAGAGGTGCCGGACGCGCTGCCGTTTTACCGGGAGGTGTCGCGCGCGGCGCTGAAGGTCGCGCGGGCGCAGGGCCTGGACGCCGGGCGGAGCGCGGCCTTGAGCGCGGCGCTCCGCCCGGCCGATGACGTGGGGTAG
- a CDS encoding acyl-CoA carboxylase subunit beta, producing the protein MTQTTSAWQAALDQLAQDQTKARAGGGPKAAERQHAKGRLTARERIAQLIDPGTPFDELMTFAGWGMYEDLGGCPSGGTVAGIGHVHGRPWMIVANDATVKAGAFFPITAKKVIRAQTIALENHLPVIYLVDSAGVYLPMQDEIFPDQDDFGRVFYLNARMSAAGIPQIAAIMGNCVAGGAYLPVMCDTLVMTEGSGLYLAGPALVKAAIGQVVDSEDLGGADMHASIAGTVDYKEKDDDAALARVRSLADLYAQGDVAPWARRRKDALAPAVGGDLTDLVGFDSSKTYDVRDLIARLADANEAGESSFQEFKGEYGQTLVCGFARVGGYPVGFVANQRTVIKKQLKSGGEPGLRSRIEVGGVIYGDSADKAARFILDANQAGVPLVFLSDVTGFMVGRDSEQEGIIRRGAKLVNAVSNSVVPKITIITGGSYGAGNYAMNGKAYGPRFLFAWPSAKYAVMSGNAAAKTLMDIQVAALKRAGHEPDDEEVARLYAEVKAKYDQELDPKYAASRLWVDELIRPDETRERLIRALEACAQNPTQDALKVGVFQV; encoded by the coding sequence ATGACCCAGACGACCAGCGCATGGCAGGCTGCGCTCGACCAACTCGCTCAGGACCAGACCAAGGCGCGCGCCGGCGGCGGCCCCAAAGCCGCCGAACGGCAGCACGCCAAAGGGCGCCTCACCGCCCGCGAACGCATCGCGCAGCTCATCGACCCGGGTACGCCCTTCGACGAACTCATGACGTTCGCCGGCTGGGGCATGTACGAGGACCTCGGCGGCTGCCCCAGCGGCGGCACCGTCGCCGGCATCGGCCACGTGCACGGCCGCCCGTGGATGATCGTCGCGAACGACGCCACCGTGAAAGCCGGCGCGTTCTTCCCCATCACCGCCAAAAAGGTCATCCGCGCGCAGACCATTGCGCTCGAAAACCACCTGCCGGTCATCTACCTCGTGGACAGCGCCGGCGTGTACCTGCCCATGCAGGACGAAATCTTCCCCGACCAGGACGACTTCGGCCGCGTCTTCTACCTGAACGCGCGCATGAGCGCCGCAGGCATCCCGCAGATCGCCGCGATCATGGGCAACTGCGTGGCCGGCGGCGCGTACCTCCCTGTCATGTGTGACACGCTCGTCATGACCGAAGGGTCCGGGCTGTACCTCGCCGGGCCGGCGCTCGTGAAGGCCGCCATCGGGCAGGTCGTGGACAGCGAGGACCTCGGCGGCGCGGACATGCACGCCAGCATCGCCGGGACGGTCGACTACAAAGAGAAGGACGACGACGCGGCCCTCGCGCGCGTGCGGTCGCTCGCGGACCTGTACGCGCAGGGGGACGTAGCCCCGTGGGCGCGCCGCCGCAAGGACGCCCTCGCCCCGGCCGTGGGCGGCGACCTCACCGACCTCGTGGGCTTTGACAGCAGCAAGACGTACGACGTCCGCGACCTGATCGCGCGCCTCGCCGACGCGAACGAGGCCGGTGAGAGCAGCTTCCAGGAATTCAAGGGCGAGTACGGGCAGACCCTCGTGTGCGGGTTCGCGCGCGTGGGCGGCTACCCGGTCGGGTTCGTCGCGAACCAGCGGACCGTGATCAAGAAGCAGCTCAAGAGCGGCGGCGAGCCGGGCCTGCGCAGCCGCATCGAGGTGGGCGGCGTCATCTACGGCGACAGCGCCGACAAAGCCGCGCGCTTCATTCTGGACGCGAACCAGGCGGGCGTGCCGCTGGTGTTCCTGTCGGACGTGACGGGCTTTATGGTGGGCCGCGACAGCGAGCAGGAAGGCATCATCCGGCGCGGCGCGAAACTGGTGAACGCCGTGTCGAACAGCGTCGTCCCGAAAATCACCATCATCACGGGCGGCAGTTACGGCGCGGGGAACTACGCCATGAACGGCAAGGCGTACGGCCCGCGGTTCCTGTTCGCGTGGCCGAGCGCGAAGTACGCCGTGATGAGCGGCAACGCCGCCGCGAAAACCCTGATGGACATTCAGGTGGCCGCCCTCAAGCGCGCCGGGCACGAGCCGGACGACGAGGAGGTGGCGCGCCTGTACGCGGAAGTGAAGGCCAAGTACGACCAGGAGCTCGACCCGAAGTACGCGGCGTCGCGCCTGTGGGTGGATGAACTGATCCGCCCGGACGAAACGCGCGAGCGCCTGATCCGCGCGCTGGAGGCGTGCGCGCAGAACCCCACGCAGGACGCCCTGAAGGTCGGCGTTTTCCAGGTGTGA
- a CDS encoding trans-sulfuration enzyme family protein, translated as MNNSRFRTRAVHAGHGLEPSTGAHAVPIFQTSTFGYGDADRGERLFSGQERGYFYSRLGNPTVRAFEEKLASLEGTQDAVAFASGMGAVSALALTVLKPGDEVAFIGPLYGGTEGFFRHILDKFGVTVWEADDLDDLAARLTPNVRMVYVETPTNPTLRITDLKRAADLAHSVGALAVADNTFASPALTRPAEHGIDVVLHSATKYLGGHGDAIGGILAGNADLMGELRVTGLRHVGASLGPQEAYLFLRGMKTLPLRMDAHCAGAQMIAEHFRAHPAIRAVYYPGLPEHAGHNVAARQMRAFGGMVSFDLHGGYDAAKAFLNGLGLFVQAVSLGDVESLSCHPASTTHQLLGADTLARQGVTPGLARLSVGIEDPLDLIEDIERALEHVTVAPTL; from the coding sequence ATGAACAACTCAAGATTCCGGACGCGTGCCGTGCACGCGGGCCACGGCCTGGAGCCCAGCACCGGCGCGCACGCCGTCCCGATCTTCCAGACCAGCACCTTCGGGTACGGCGACGCCGACCGGGGTGAACGGCTGTTCAGCGGACAGGAACGCGGGTACTTCTACAGCCGCCTCGGCAACCCCACCGTCCGCGCGTTCGAGGAGAAACTCGCCAGCCTCGAAGGCACCCAGGACGCGGTCGCGTTCGCCAGCGGCATGGGCGCCGTCAGCGCCCTCGCCCTCACCGTGCTCAAGCCCGGCGACGAGGTCGCGTTCATCGGCCCGCTGTACGGCGGCACCGAAGGGTTCTTCCGGCACATCCTCGACAAGTTCGGCGTCACCGTCTGGGAAGCCGACGACCTCGACGACCTGGCCGCGCGCCTCACCCCGAACGTCCGCATGGTGTACGTCGAGACGCCCACCAACCCCACCCTGCGCATCACCGACCTGAAGCGCGCCGCGGACCTCGCGCACAGCGTCGGCGCGCTCGCCGTCGCCGACAACACCTTCGCCAGTCCCGCCCTCACGCGCCCCGCCGAGCACGGCATTGACGTCGTCCTGCACTCCGCCACGAAGTACCTCGGCGGGCACGGCGACGCCATCGGCGGCATCCTCGCCGGGAACGCGGACCTGATGGGCGAACTGCGCGTCACGGGCCTGAGGCACGTCGGCGCGAGTCTCGGCCCGCAGGAAGCGTACTTGTTCCTGCGCGGCATGAAGACCCTGCCGCTGCGCATGGACGCGCACTGCGCCGGCGCGCAGATGATCGCAGAACACTTCCGCGCGCACCCCGCCATCCGCGCCGTGTACTACCCGGGCCTGCCCGAGCATGCGGGCCACAACGTCGCCGCGCGGCAGATGCGCGCGTTCGGCGGTATGGTCAGTTTCGACCTGCACGGCGGGTACGACGCCGCCAAGGCTTTCCTGAACGGCCTGGGCCTGTTCGTGCAGGCCGTATCGCTCGGTGATGTGGAGAGCCTCTCGTGCCATCCGGCCAGCACCACGCACCAGCTACTCGGCGCGGACACCCTGGCGCGCCAGGGCGTAACGCCCGGCCTCGCGCGCCTCTCGGTGGGCATCGAGGACCCCCTCGACCTGATCGAGGACATCGAGCGGGCGCTGGAGCACGTCACGGTCGCGCCGACCCTCTGA
- a CDS encoding YbjN domain-containing protein, producing the protein MTDVMGALMSALSEAGYALIDAHDDHLTVAVRAGSLPGGSHLPVTFALAEEDGVVTVQLSATLDVDAQDTPALLTAVNAVNADTLFARAFVAQNEDDAGTQLWLEGAAPLGTPDDADDGAARWAVWLAAQFERDFEVTLAVLLSEPEYGTVQA; encoded by the coding sequence ATGACCGACGTGATGGGCGCGCTGATGTCCGCGCTGAGCGAAGCCGGGTACGCCCTCATCGACGCGCACGACGACCACCTGACCGTAGCGGTCCGCGCCGGCAGCCTCCCGGGCGGCTCGCACCTGCCCGTCACGTTCGCCCTCGCCGAAGAAGACGGCGTCGTCACGGTGCAGCTCAGCGCTACCCTCGACGTGGACGCCCAGGACACCCCCGCGCTGCTCACCGCCGTGAACGCCGTCAACGCCGACACGCTGTTCGCGCGCGCCTTCGTCGCCCAGAACGAGGACGACGCCGGCACGCAGCTGTGGCTGGAAGGCGCCGCGCCGCTCGGCACGCCCGACGACGCTGACGACGGCGCCGCACGCTGGGCCGTGTGGCTCGCCGCGCAGTTCGAACGGGACTTCGAGGTGACGCTCGCCGTGCTGCTCAGCGAACCCGAATACGGCACCGTCCAGGCCTGA
- a CDS encoding DUF1905 domain-containing protein, giving the protein MQFTGPLWYWRGPAPWYFVTVPAEHSVDLRAAAALVTYGWGMIPVRVTIGATVYTTSLFPREDLYVVPVKAGVRAAERLHEGDNVTLTLELRR; this is encoded by the coding sequence ATGCAGTTCACCGGACCGCTGTGGTACTGGAGGGGGCCCGCCCCGTGGTACTTCGTGACGGTCCCCGCCGAACACAGCGTGGACCTGCGCGCCGCCGCGGCGCTCGTCACGTACGGCTGGGGCATGATTCCCGTCCGGGTCACGATCGGCGCCACGGTCTACACCACCTCCCTGTTCCCCAGGGAGGACCTGTACGTCGTGCCCGTCAAGGCAGGCGTCCGCGCCGCCGAACGCCTCCACGAGGGCGACAACGTGACCCTCACCCTGGAGCTCCGCCGCTGA